The DNA window CATAAAACTGACATGTCCTGTAACTCATGTATGGTATTTGAAACGTCTTCCTAGTTATATTGCGAATCTTTTAGATAAACCTCTTAAAGAATTAGAAGGTCTAGTATACTGCGATGTGTGATTTGatcgaaatttttatttttaagaatgatAAACTCTCATCCCCTTCAATCAATTTGGGATGCCCTCGATCTGACATGTCTCTTGAAAAGAGTAACATGAAGCTCAGACTTGTGGGTGTATTCAATACTCCCAAATAACAAGGGCGATTGGTCTATGGTcgattcagtaaaaaaaaagtacttCAAATTGATAGTCGTACCTCGTGAAAAGAAGACCTTTTTTTGTCGAATTAAGCATTCCCTTATCTTTCTAAACGAAAAGAAATTTGGTTTTTTATATTGAAGTAAACAAATATGTCATGGTTGGAGAAGTCTATACATCGCATATAAGCTTTAAGAATATTGTGGCATAACCATCGAGGTAACGCAGGACCTAAAAGATCGAATGGAACAATACATAGACAAATAAATCCCGTATGAATTCTAAGGCATTCCTTTCACTTAAGGTAAAAAGTATTCCGGCATTCGAAGGGAAGTAGACTACTCAagaatttgacatttttttctgTCGTAATTTTGAATTCACTAAAGAATCTAAATAGAAATCAAAGAAGAATTAATTGAATCAATGAAATGGTGGTTGGTTTGCACTGAGAACTTGAGTAAGGCGTAGATTCTTTTTGGGTTTTcacttgattttataaaatacaattggAAAGTGCGACCCCTTTCTTTATCTTTATTTGATATAACTACTTGAGCCGGATGAGAGGAAACTTTCATGTCCGGTTTTGAGGGGGGGAGATCATATAGTGGACCCTATCCCAATTTTTCTTTTGCTAGGCCCATAACGAAAAAACCTACTTTCTTACGATTAcgaggttcatttgaatatgAAATTCAATCCTGGAAATACAGCATCCCACTTTTTTTTACTACTCAAGGTTTCGATATATTTAGAAATCGAGAAATTTCTACTGGGGCGGGTGCTATCCGAGAACAATTAGCCGATTTAGATTTGCGAATTATTATAGAAAATTCGTTGGTAGAATGGAAACAATTAGGAGAAGAAGGTCCCACGGGGAATGAATGGGAAGATCGAAAAATTGTAAGAAGAAAAGATTTTTTAGTTAGACGTATGGAATTAGCTAAGCATTTTATTCGAACAAATATAGAACCGGAATGGATGATTTTATGTCTCTTACCGGTTCTGCCTCCCGAGTTGAGACCCATCATTCAGATAGAAGGGGGTAAACTGATGAGTTCAGATATTAATGAACTCTATAGAAGAGTTATCTATCGGAACAATACTCTTACTGATCTATTAACAACAAGTAGATCTACACCAGGGGAATTAGTAATGTGTCAGGAAAAATTGGTACAAGAAGCCGTGGATACACTTCTTGATAATGGAATCCGTGGACAACCCATGAGGGATGGTCATAATAAGGTTTACAAGTCATTTTCAGATGTAATTGAAGGAAAAGAGGGAAGATTTCGCGAGACTCTGCTTGGCAAACGGGTCGATTATTCGGGGCGTTCGGTGATTGTCGTTGGACCCTCACTTTCATTACATCGCTGTGGATTGCCTCGCGAAATAGCAATAGAGCTCTTCCAGACATTTGTAATTCGTGGTCTAATTAGACAACATCTGGCTTCGAACATAGGAGTTGCTAAGAGTCAAATTCGTGAAAAAAAGCCGATTGTCTGGGAAATCCTTCAAGAAGTTATGCAGGGGCATCCCGTATTACTGAATAGAGCACCTACTCTACATAGATTAGGCATACAGTCATTCCAACCCATTTTAGTGGAAGGACGCACTATTTGTTTACATCCATTAGTTTGTAAGGGGTTCAATGCAGACTTTGATGGGGATCAAATGGCTGTTCATGTGCCTTTATCTTTAGAAGCTCAAGCAGAGGCTCGTTTACTTATGTTTTCTCATATGAATCTCTTATCTCCAGCTATTGGAGATCCCATTTCTGTACCGACTCAAGATATGCTGATTGGACTCTATGTATTAACGAGCGGCACTCGTCGAGGTATTTGTGCAAACAGATATAATCCATGTAATCGaaaaaactatcaaaatgaAAGAATTTACGAAACAAACTATAAGTATATGAAAGAACCCTTTTTTTGCAATTCCTATGATGCAATTGGAGCTTATCGGCAGAAAAGAATCAATTTAGATAGTCCTTTGTGGCTTCGGTGGCAATTAGATCAACGCGTTATTGCTTCAAAAGAAGTTCCTATCGAAGTTCACTATGAATCTTTTGGTAACTATCATGAGATTTATGCACACTATCTGATAGTAAGAAgtgtaaaaaaacaaactttttgtatatatattcgaACCACAGTTGgtcatatttctttttatcGAGAAATCGAGGAAGCTATACAAGGTTTTTCTCAAGCTTGTTCATATGATACCTAATAATATGGTATTCATAAAAAAGAATTATAGGACACCCGTGTGAATTCGGACCTCTCCGAGTCAACTCGGACATAGTTCCTGacctaaaaaatcaagatcgaGAAAAGGAAGTTTTGCAATCATTGACTCAAACTCATTGTCGAATCCCATTCAGCAGAATATGGAGGTACTTATGGCGGAACGGGCCAATCTGGTATTTCACAATAAAGTGATAGATGGAACTGCTATTAAACGACTTATTAGCCGATTAATAGATCACTTCGGGATGGCATATACATCACACATCCTAGATCAAGTAAAGACTCTGGGTTTCCAGCAAGCAACTGCTACATCCATTTCATTAGGAATTGATGATCTTTTAACGATACCTTCTAAGGGCTGGCTTGTCCAAGATGCTGAACAACAAAGTTTGATTTTGGAAAAACACCATCATTATGGGAATGTACATGCGGTAGAAAAATTACGCCAATCTATTGAGATATGGTATGCTACAAGTGAATATTTGCGACAGGAAATGAATCCTAATTTTAGGATGACGGACCCTTTCAATCCAGTCCATATGATGTCTTTTTCGGGAGCTAGAGGAAATGCATCTCAAGTACATCAATTAGTAGGTATGAGAGGATTAATGTCGGATCCCCAAGGACAAATGATTGATTTACCTATTCAAAGCAATTTACGCGAAGGACTGTCTTTAAcagaatata is part of the Brassica napus cultivar Da-Ae unplaced genomic scaffold, Da-Ae ScsIHWf_2991;HRSCAF=3778, whole genome shotgun sequence genome and encodes:
- the LOC125602804 gene encoding DNA-directed RNA polymerase subunit beta'-like, whose amino-acid sequence is MSGFEGGRSYSGPYPNFSFARPITKKPTFLRLRGSFEYEIQSWKYSIPLFFTTQGFDIFRNREISTGAGAIREQLADLDLRIIIENSLVEWKQLGEEGPTGNEWEDRKIVRRKDFLVRRMELAKHFIRTNIEPEWMILCLLPVLPPELRPIIQIEGGKLMSSDINELYRRVIYRNNTLTDLLTTSRSTPGELVMCQEKLVQEAVDTLLDNGIRGQPMRDGHNKVYKSFSDVIEGKEGRFRETLLGKRVDYSGRSVIVVGPSLSLHRCGLPREIAIELFQTFVIRGLIRQHLASNIGVAKSQIREKKPIVWEILQEVMQGHPVLLNRAPTLHRLGIQSFQPILVEGRTICLHPLVCKGFNADFDGDQMAVHVPLSLEAQAEARLLMFSHMNLLSPAIGDPISVPTQDMLIGLYVLTSGTRRGICANRYNPCNRKNYQNERIYETNYKYMKEPFFCNSYDAIGAYRQKRINLDSPLWLRWQLDQRVIASKEVPIEVHYESFGNYHEIYAHYLIVRSVKKQTFCIYIRTTVGHISFYREIEEAIQGFSQACSYDT